Part of the Oreochromis aureus strain Israel breed Guangdong linkage group 20, ZZ_aureus, whole genome shotgun sequence genome, AGTCAATGTGAGGTAATTTTTTTTAGCTGTGGCAGTGGTTGAGTCTAGCAATGGAGGCAATCCTGCACAACTAAAAACATCATATATTGCTTTAGTTTAAAAGCTAAGAGTATAATAACCTAAATATTTATTTGGATATATTTTTTGTGTATGCCTTAGAGAAAAGCCAGGCTAGCTGTTACCTTGTGTTTCTGGAAGCTGAGCATCTGGGTATTGTAGCGTTGTATTTACTGTCAAGTCCAAAGAATCATATTGACCTACCAACTTAATAATGTCAGTTCCTGTGATTTTTGTACAGAGTTATATCAACACTTACCATGTGGTTCCTTTATGCTAACCACTAACTATACTGTATTTACTCATGatgtaaaaatacttttttcaacTGACTTCTTGAATGCAGGTGTTCTTCGTGGAATCCATCTGTGATGACCCAGAAATCATTGCAGAGAATATCAAGGTGAGAAGCACATTTATGCTATAACCTTTTTGTGTGTAGACTTCAGTATTTACAGAAGCTGTTGTgcaattttttcttttcagcaaGTAAAATTCGGCAGCCCTGATTATGCAGACCGTGACATAGATGAAGCCATGGAAGACTTCATCCAGCGCATCGACTGTTACAGGGCAAGCTACATGCCTATAGATGATGAGAAAGACAGGTGCGACCTATGACACCTTTCTTCCAGTGAAGATAAGAATGCATAACAAATACTTCCTTGACTTTTGACattaattttaagtttttttttatcttcaatGCCATAAATTTGATCAGGAAACTCTCCTACATAAAGATCTTTGATGTGGGAAGTAGATACCTTGTGAACCGGGTCCAGGACCACATTCAGAGCAGAATAGTTTACTACCTCATGAACATACACGTCACACCGAGATCCATCTACCTGAGCCGCCACGGAGAGAGCGAACTCAACCTGTTAGGTCGGATTGGTGGAGACACGGGCTTATCCCCTAGAGGGCAAAAGGTAATTAGGCTGACAAATAAAGACATATAAAAAATTGACATTTTCTGAAGCAGCAAAATTAGTTATCTGTGGTTTGTAATCTTAAGCATTTCATGTGGTGAGTAAAATTGCAAAAATGTGGTATAAATGCCAGTCCATTTCCTAAAAGGTCAACTagcttttttaatcattttatgaaTCATACTCTTTCTCTTTAGTATGCTAGTGCCCTGGCGACCTTCATCAAGGGACAGAAAATCAGTGACCTCAAGGTGTGGACGAGTCACATGAAGAGGACCGTCCAGACTGCAGAGGCTCTGGGAGTCCAGTATGAACAGTGGAAGGCACTTAATGAGATAGATGCGGTGAGTTATAAAACAATAATACCTCAGCAACACTAATTCAATTATTCTAATAAatgattcattttgtttttctaatgcTTGGATAGTTGATATGATTACATAGACAGtatgttttttcctttggtTCAGTCTGTAATAGaccaaaatatattaaaaccATTATAAAATTATCCGCAGATGTTTTAAGTTTGCAGAAGAGGCAATTTTGAGTGTAACATATATGAATATTTGATCAAGTGTCTTGACAGGTGAGCTGCAACAACAGTGTTTATCCTCTAGCGCCATCTTCAGTCCAAAATGTAAATTGCAAACGTGGTTACTGGCATCACTATGAGCTTCACTGTGTACTTGGTGCTAGTAAGGAAATGTTGCTATTGTACAGTTATACACTTTGCATTTTGCTCACATCACTACTTTTTCTAAGTTGTTAGCCTGGATGTTATAATTTTAATCTTAATCTGCGATTAAAATCTCCAAGATACTGAAATTTCAATACCTAAGAGGTTTTGTGCTTTTATGCCATGGCACACTTGCAAAAAAGATCTTCATGTTATATTTTTCCCACTAAGGGTGTATGTGAAGAACTAACTTATGAGGAAATTCAGGAGAATTTCCCAGAAGAATTTGCACTGAGAGACCAGGACAAATATCGCTATCGGTACCCAAAGGGTGAGGTAAGCCCTGCTCTGAATGagctttagaaatatattttaagTAACCAAGCAAGCATAACTgtgattttaataaacacactgCTGACACCTGGAATCTTTCCAGTACAAATACTTTTCTCTGTTGGCCAGTGAGCAGCTTACCAGAAGTAGTTTGCACATTGAAGAAATACTTTTTAGCTATACAATTTGTGTCCCTAACATTTCCGGAAAAATGTACCTTAAGAGACTCAGAATAAAATGAGCCTGGGTTAGGGTCTGCGTCTTGTGTAAAAGCTTTTGAAATGATGTCTTTTGTCCAGTCCTATGAGGATCTAGTCCATCGTCTAGAGCCAGTCATCATGGAGCTCGAGAGGCAGGAAAATGTTTTGGTCATTTGCCACCAAGCTGTGATGCGCTGCCTGTTAGCCTATTTCCTTGACAAACCTGCAGgtagaacaaaaaaaatgctcatACTGTGCACAGACATGTGATACAATATACAAAAGtttctgatatttttttaattccacaaacacttcttctaatatttacatttgtctCTCTGAAGATGAGCTGCCTTATCTAAGATGCCCTCTTCACACTGTGCTCAAACTCACACCGATAGCCTACGGTAGGTGGTAATATATGATATATGATATCCCATCTTTAGTGTATTGCATATTCATTCTATGTAAATCTTTTTCTTACATCTTCATTTGTAGGATGTAAGGTTGAGCCATTTTTCCTCAATATTGAAGCtgtcaacacacacagagagaggccAATGGTGAGTTTACATAACTGCACATTTGTTGTAATACTTAGCTTTGCCAATAATTCATCTGTGGAAGTAAAGTTGTATCATTTGTATGTactgattaaataaatatgtgtgcAGTTGTGAAGAAACAATGCTTTTGCTTAATTATCCCTTTTTCACTTACATTGAACTTATTGATAAATGGTAATACTACATACTACTCGTACTAAAGTTAGATCTGATTCATCGTTCTGTTTTTCAGTAACTTCCACTTCAGTCTTGAAAGAttcttttgttgcttttgtttttgcagaatgTCAACGTCAGCAGAAAACCAGAGGAAGCTCTGCAGACTGTTCCTGACCACATATAAACACTGTTTGCTGGGAAACTGAGTTATGTGAAACTGGATTTGTTACTACTGATAAGCTTCACTAAATTTTAGAGATGCACTCCAGTCAAAGCTGAGTGTGGGAAAATAGAAGTCAGGAGGTCTTTGAAGCTGAAGAGGTGATGCTAGACACGGGACTACATCAACACCGAAGCACAACGAATGAGTGAAAAGGGCATAACCTACAGCTGGCTCTGTTTTCAGGATGTCTGTGGAATATTTCTGTCTTATCAGACTTAAtgtggttttcttttctgaaaGCACACAGTGTTTACAAATGATTTATAGACAGTAATAATGCACTTTGTCTTGAGCTGAAGGCAAGAATAAAATTGTAGATGTAGATGGGTTTTCATTGTCACTCTTAACCTGGGCCTTCATGTACATTTAACTGTGGTACAGATAACAAAATGTGTTGTCGATCATCAAGTTATGTAATTAGgaatcagcaccatggacagcacccaaacaaaacatttacttTATACTTGGATGACTGTAACTACTGTAATGAAAATTAAATAGCATGGTgagtttgaataaataaaaattgtacATAGAAAATATATAGGAATAATTATCTCCAACATGTGAGAAAATAAATTCGCATTAAAATTCAGGagtctttgttttatt contains:
- the LOC116322004 gene encoding 6-phosphofructo-2-kinase/fructose-2,6-bisphosphatase isoform X2, which produces MELPQLEHARLRRHDSAASVPQFCNSPTMIVMVGLPARGKTYISKKLTRYLNWIGVPTKMFNVGQYRREAVKIYKNFEFFKPDNEEAMKIRKACAAAALKDVALYFTKEQGQVAVFDATNTTRERRAIILSFAMEMGYKVFFVESICDDPEIIAENIKQVKFGSPDYADRDIDEAMEDFIQRIDCYRASYMPIDDEKDRKLSYIKIFDVGSRYLVNRVQDHIQSRIVYYLMNIHVTPRSIYLSRHGESELNLLGRIGGDTGLSPRGQKYASALATFIKGQKISDLKVWTSHMKRTVQTAEALGVQYEQWKALNEIDAGVCEELTYEEIQENFPEEFALRDQDKYRYRYPKGESYEDLVHRLEPVIMELERQENVLVICHQAVMRCLLAYFLDKPADELPYLRCPLHTVLKLTPIAYGCKVEPFFLNIEAVNTHRERPMNVNVSRKPEEALQTVPDHI
- the LOC116322004 gene encoding 6-phosphofructo-2-kinase/fructose-2,6-bisphosphatase isoform X1, which codes for MALAINISTEHKNLTQTPLLKIWVPWTGGNLNRRRGSSVPQFCNSPTMIVMVGLPARGKTYISKKLTRYLNWIGVPTKMFNVGQYRREAVKIYKNFEFFKPDNEEAMKIRKACAAAALKDVALYFTKEQGQVAVFDATNTTRERRAIILSFAMEMGYKVFFVESICDDPEIIAENIKQVKFGSPDYADRDIDEAMEDFIQRIDCYRASYMPIDDEKDRKLSYIKIFDVGSRYLVNRVQDHIQSRIVYYLMNIHVTPRSIYLSRHGESELNLLGRIGGDTGLSPRGQKYASALATFIKGQKISDLKVWTSHMKRTVQTAEALGVQYEQWKALNEIDAGVCEELTYEEIQENFPEEFALRDQDKYRYRYPKGESYEDLVHRLEPVIMELERQENVLVICHQAVMRCLLAYFLDKPADELPYLRCPLHTVLKLTPIAYGCKVEPFFLNIEAVNTHRERPMNVNVSRKPEEALQTVPDHI
- the LOC116322004 gene encoding 6-phosphofructo-2-kinase/fructose-2,6-bisphosphatase isoform X3, which produces MEMGYKVFFVESICDDPEIIAENIKQVKFGSPDYADRDIDEAMEDFIQRIDCYRASYMPIDDEKDRKLSYIKIFDVGSRYLVNRVQDHIQSRIVYYLMNIHVTPRSIYLSRHGESELNLLGRIGGDTGLSPRGQKYASALATFIKGQKISDLKVWTSHMKRTVQTAEALGVQYEQWKALNEIDAGVCEELTYEEIQENFPEEFALRDQDKYRYRYPKGESYEDLVHRLEPVIMELERQENVLVICHQAVMRCLLAYFLDKPADELPYLRCPLHTVLKLTPIAYGCKVEPFFLNIEAVNTHRERPMNVNVSRKPEEALQTVPDHI